The Reinekea forsetii genome contains the following window.
GTATTGGGTCTTCGGCGAGACTGATCGAGCCGGGTAGACCGCCGGGCAGGACAATTAGGTCAAAGCGCTGGTCTTTGATTTGAGCCAGGCTGGTGTCGGGTACCAGCTTTAGGCCTCGACTGGCTTTGATCGGGCCGGGGCGCAGACCCGCGGTGACTACCTTGGCACCGGCTCGGGTGAGGATATCGGTAATGGCAACGGCTTCGAGCTCTTCGCAACCGTCTGCTAGGGGGACTAGTACAGTTTTCATGGTTGTGCTCCTGTTGTTTTATTATCCAGGATTTAACGACTGAGGCAGTGCCAGAACAGGACGTTCGGGTGTCACTTTGTCGCTGCTAGAGCACTACTGGTTAAGTTTGAACCCAGCCTTTGCCGTTGTCATCAGTTTTAAAGCGGCGGCGTCTGGGTTATTCTTGGCGCCTCTGTAGATCCGAGTTTCAGACTTGGGTTTTATAACCTCATTATGCGAGTTTCAAAATCAATGGAAACAAGTTACGTACCCGCCGCAATAGAGCGCTCTGTCCAGCAAGTATGGGCTCAAAAGCAGGTCTTTAAGGCCGTCGTCGACACCAATAAGGAGAAGTACTATTGCCTGTCGATGTTGCCCTATCCTAGCGGTGCCTTACATATGGGCCATGTGCGCAACTATACCATTGGTGATGTGATCAGTCGTTTTCAGCGCATGCTGGGCAAAAATGTGATTCAGCCTATGGGTTGGGACGCCTTCGGGATGCCGGCCGAGAATGCGGCCATCAAACACGGCGTTGCGCCGGCCAAGTGGACCTTGGAAAATATCGACTACATGCGTACTCAGCTCAAAAGCCTGGGCTTTGCCTACGATTGGGAGCGTGAGGTGACCACCTGTAAACCCGAATATTATCGTTGGGAACAATGGTTCTTTACCCGCCTGATGGCCAAGGACATGGCTTATAAAAAGTCGTCCTTTGTGAACTGGTGCCCACACGATATGACGGTATTGGCCAATGAACAGGTTCACGATGGCTGTTGCTGGCGTTGTGATACCCCGGTCGAACGCAAAGAGATGGAGCAGTGGTTTGTCCGCACCACCGCCTATGCCGAAGAATTACTCAGTGAACTGGACAATCTGCCCGGTTGGCCCGAGGAAGTGAAGGCTATGCAGCGTCACTGGATTGGTAAATCCAGAGGCGTCAACTTGCAATTCGCCGTGCAGGACAGCCCGGACGTGGTTGAAGTCTATACCACTCGTCCAGACACGCTGATGGGCGTCACCTATTTGGCTGTGGCCTCGGCACACCCGTTGGCGACGGCCGCAGCGCAGTCTAATCCGGCGCTGGCGCAGTTTATCGATGAATGCCGTCAATCGACGACCTCTGAAGCCAATATGGCGACCATGGAAAAACGGGGTTGTGCTACCGGTCAGATGGCGATACACCCCTTAACCGGCAAGGCCGTGCCCATCTGGGCCGCCAATTTCGTACTTATGGATTACGGCACTGGTGCGGTTATGGCCGTGCCGGCCCACGATCAACGCGATTGGGAGTTTGCCCGCAAATACGGCTTGGCCATCGAGCAGGTCGTCGCGCCACTGGCAGACAGTGCCATAGCCTGCGATATTGAACTCGAAGCCTTTACCGAGAAGGGCCAGTTGGTCCATTCTGGCGAGTTCGACGGTTTGACCTTTGAGGCCGCCTTCGACGCAATCGCAGCCGTTTTGGTCGCACAGAACAAGGGCTCGGTTGCGACCAACTATCGGCTCAGAGACTGGGGCGTAAGTCGCCAGCGCTATTGGGGCACCCCGGTACCGGTAGTCTATGTCGATGGTGTGGCCAAGCCGGCCGAGCAGTTTCCGGTCGAGTTGCCCTATGATGTCACCATCGATGGCATCAATTCACCGATCAAAAACAATCCTGAGTTCGAGCAAACTACCTGGCAAGGGCAGCCGGCGCTGCGTGAAACCGATACCTT
Protein-coding sequences here:
- the leuS gene encoding leucine--tRNA ligase gives rise to the protein METSYVPAAIERSVQQVWAQKQVFKAVVDTNKEKYYCLSMLPYPSGALHMGHVRNYTIGDVISRFQRMLGKNVIQPMGWDAFGMPAENAAIKHGVAPAKWTLENIDYMRTQLKSLGFAYDWEREVTTCKPEYYRWEQWFFTRLMAKDMAYKKSSFVNWCPHDMTVLANEQVHDGCCWRCDTPVERKEMEQWFVRTTAYAEELLSELDNLPGWPEEVKAMQRHWIGKSRGVNLQFAVQDSPDVVEVYTTRPDTLMGVTYLAVASAHPLATAAAQSNPALAQFIDECRQSTTSEANMATMEKRGCATGQMAIHPLTGKAVPIWAANFVLMDYGTGAVMAVPAHDQRDWEFARKYGLAIEQVVAPLADSAIACDIELEAFTEKGQLVHSGEFDGLTFEAAFDAIAAVLVAQNKGSVATNYRLRDWGVSRQRYWGTPVPVVYVDGVAKPAEQFPVELPYDVTIDGINSPIKNNPEFEQTTWQGQPALRETDTFDTFMESSWYYARYCTPHYDEGMLEPEEANYWLPVDQYIGGIEHATMHLMYARFFHKALRDEGLVNSNEPFTRLLCQGMVLAETWYRLDGTTRVWINPDAVTPERDEQGRIVAGIETATGAALIYAGMAKMSKSKMNGKDPQQAIDLYGADTVRLFSMFAAPPEQTLEWTEAGVQGAKRFLERVWRAVHQLVSGDARVALDPSHLTAAEKTLRRKTHETIEGITLDFGERKTFNTAIAKTMELLNAVNQFTGDGAQSSAVVGEALQAIVVMLSPIVPHISQRLWQELGQDGLIIDAAWPTVDQSALVKDTLLYVVQVNGKVRARLEVPASMAKDEVEVLALSDEHVMKFLEGVTIRKVIVIPNKLINIVAN